In Aegilops tauschii subsp. strangulata cultivar AL8/78 chromosome 3, Aet v6.0, whole genome shotgun sequence, one genomic interval encodes:
- the LOC141042965 gene encoding uncharacterized protein yields the protein MAGFQNDINVLQRSPVFARLAEGHSPEVNFEVNGHQYNKGYYLADGIYPQWSTLVKTIPHPQGEKRHMFAQMQESARKDVGRAFSVFQSRWGIVRNPALTWSTKKLWEVMTACVIMHNMIVEDEHDDSIYDQGFDFQGETVEPEHPPPAAFEQFVEFHRKLCDWHTHVQLQDDLVEYMWTHIDNQ from the coding sequence ATGGCTGGTTTTCAAAATGATATCAATGTTCTTCAGCGTTCTCCAGTGTTTGCAAGGCTTGCAGAAGGCCACTCCCCAGAGGTCAACTTTGAGGTCAATGGCCACCAATACAACAAGGGATATTACCTAGCTgatggtatctatcctcagtggtCCACTCTTGTGAAGACCATACCCCATCCGCAAGGAGAGAAGAGACATATGTTTGCCCAAATGCAggagagtgctaggaaggatgtggGGCGTGCTTTCAGTGTGTTTCAGTCTCGATGGGGTATCGTTCGTAACCCTGCATTGACATGGAGCACAAAGAAGctttgggaggtgatgactgcttgtgtgatcatgcacaacatgatcgtggAGGATGAGCATGATGATAGCATCTACGACCAAGGGTTTGATTTCCAGGGTGAAACTGTTGAGCCTGAGCATCCACCTCCTGCAGCCTTTGAACAATTTGTCGAGTTTCATCGAAAATTGTGTGATTGGCATACTCATGTCCAACTCCAAGATGACTTGGTTGAGTACATGTGGACTCACATTGACAACCAATAA